Sequence from the Clostridium saccharobutylicum DSM 13864 genome:
TATCTCATGTAGAATATTACTTTGCAGAATTTTTGAGCAAGCTTGAAGTTAATAAGGAGAATCCATCAATTGAATTATATAGTAAGGAAATTTTAGATGAAGTGTGTGAAAGTATAGAGGATACAATTCAATTAATGAGTGGCGAATCAGTTGAGATTTCAATAGATTCAATTAAAAAATGGTGTGCCGATAATTCAAAAGAATATACAGAATTAATAATAGAGTTAAAGAAAAAGATAAGATTTATTGAAAAATATCCTGCAATATTTGATATTCCTAATAATGTAAGATTTGTAGGAACTATGAATATTGATCAAACTACAAAATTAATTAGTCCAAAGGTCATAGATAGAAGTTTTATAATAGAGTTATTAAAGTTTAGAGCTAAAGTAGATGATATAAAAGGAGAAAAAGTAGAAAGCAAATTTATACCAGCGGATATTTTAAAATTAAATAATAAAGAAGAGTTGTCTAAACAGTCCAAAGAAATAATAAAAGAATTAGATTTAACCAATCAAGTTTTAGAATTATTAGATTGCGATTATAACAGTAGAACATATAGTCATATTAGTAAATATCTTTGTAATTTAGAACAATGGGAAATAAAATTTGATAAGAATGAAGTGCTAAGCGATTTAATTGCAATGAAGATTTTACCTAGAATGAATATTTCAATTAAGAATAAGGCTGATGAAAAATATAAAAAATGGATTGAATTTAAAACTGAAGGTTATAAAAAATATTCTGATGATGTTAAATTTAAGATAAGTAAAATGGATAAAGGTTTGGAAGAAGACAATATTTTGAGTTTTTGGGGTGTATATTAATTTACCAGAGCAATTTATTTTATATTGAAATTCTAAAACAATATAAATATTGAAAGTAAGGTGATACTTATGGAGATTAAACTAGTTTTATTAGATATTAATAATGGTAAATTTGAGATATACAAAGAAATTAATGAGTACTGTGAGAATAATTTATGCATTACTCAATATGAGAAAAATAAGAGAAATAATAATTTTTTACACTTGGGTGTAAAGTTAATTGATGTTTATAATCCTAAGGATTATATTGTAAGCATTGGAAATGAGAATTATAATAACTTGAAATTTAATAATGATGTAGAATGTTTTTATCAAGAAACTATTGGAGAGGATGCTGACCAAATAGGCATAAGTAAAGCAGGATTTTTCAAAGTAGAGATACGCAACAGTGAAAGAAAAATAGTATATACATCTGAGCAAATACTCGTAAAACCATCAATAATATCAGTAGAAATGTATAAACAAATGGTGGATATGTTATTAAATATAAATAAAGATTTGGTTATGCAAGACTTTTCCAATATATATTTAAATATTGAGGGGAAAAAAGAAGATTTATCGGAAACAGTATTGAATTTTTTAAACAATATTGAAAATTTAATATATAACATAAATAAAAATCCTTATGTCGAATTAGTAAAAGAGGATGCAAAGGTTAGCTATAAAAAAATTAAGAAGATTTCTAGTAAAGTAATCATAGAAAAAGAATTGTATCCTTTTAAAAATAAATTTATGTCAGAGGTGGCAAGGGAAAGTAAGGACACTTATGAAAACAGAATGATTTGTTCTGCTCTTTTAGATATCAAGAATTTGATCGAAACTAATCTAAACATGAACTTAAATTATATTAATAAAATAAATAAAGATATAAAAATAACAACAGCACAAATAAATAGCATGTGTAATACGCCAATAGCTACACAAAAAATGTCAGCAAGTAATGCAGAGGAAAGAGCAATATTAAATTTGGGAAGAAATAATTCCAGTGATAGATTACCCTTGCCTATGAGACCGCATGGCAACTTGGAATATTTTAATGATTTAGAAAGAAAGTTAGAAAGGTTGAATAATACTATTAAGTTGTTGAAAGATTGCAAAGCTAATTGGACAAGCAGCAATAATAAAATAGATGCATACTTAAAACTTGAGATTTTTAAAGAATTAAAAATGACACAAAAAAGAAGAGAAAAATGGAGAACAACACAAGTGTTTTTACATGATTTAACATACGGAAAATTATATCGTAAGCTAAAAAACTTTTGTGAAGATAGTAACTATAACTTATCAGATCTAGAGGAAGAACAATTGAATATAAAAGAAGTTTATGATGTTTTTGAAATTTGGTTATTCTTCTATATGGCTAAAATATTAATTCAAGAACAAGGATGGAAGATTGAAGATAATAGAAACATAATTAAAAATGTAAATAAATACTTGATTAAAAATAAAACATTATATGGATTTTCAATAGAATTTATTCATAAACTTGCACACAGACAGGTAAATACTATTGAAGAAAATAGAGTTAATATGAAATTAGTTTATAATAAAACAATAAAGCTAGAAACAGGTAACTTAAGGCCAGATTTTACATTTATATTTAATTGTAGAAATGTAGAAAAAAGATTTTACCTAGATGCTAAATATCATAATTATACAAATAATAAACATGCTTTCTTGGATGATATAAAAAATGTAGCAATTGAAAAATATTATTTAAAATTATTAAATACAGAAGATAGAGCAGTG
This genomic interval carries:
- a CDS encoding molecular chaperone DnaJ, which codes for MEIKLVLLDINNGKFEIYKEINEYCENNLCITQYEKNKRNNNFLHLGVKLIDVYNPKDYIVSIGNENYNNLKFNNDVECFYQETIGEDADQIGISKAGFFKVEIRNSERKIVYTSEQILVKPSIISVEMYKQMVDMLLNINKDLVMQDFSNIYLNIEGKKEDLSETVLNFLNNIENLIYNINKNPYVELVKEDAKVSYKKIKKISSKVIIEKELYPFKNKFMSEVARESKDTYENRMICSALLDIKNLIETNLNMNLNYINKINKDIKITTAQINSMCNTPIATQKMSASNAEERAILNLGRNNSSDRLPLPMRPHGNLEYFNDLERKLERLNNTIKLLKDCKANWTSSNNKIDAYLKLEIFKELKMTQKRREKWRTTQVFLHDLTYGKLYRKLKNFCEDSNYNLSDLEEEQLNIKEVYDVFEIWLFFYMAKILIQEQGWKIEDNRNIIKNVNKYLIKNKTLYGFSIEFIHKLAHRQVNTIEENRVNMKLVYNKTIKLETGNLRPDFTFIFNCRNVEKRFYLDAKYHNYTNNKHAFLDDIKNVAIEKYYLKLLNTEDRAVGSFIVHCNNNFENFGGKASKKNINTSPMHRCGSFSLIPDNSINFITWISLIMEWFYDEYNVCWNCGNTKPEEKQLSTFGGKIKYHYTCYDCGSFWVKNHCGTCDCNKIIKHDLPQKQYHIQTNEKWMMECPKCGESGGTKPKITYMEKRVEEKCPRCHGRGRIPQYKHTERGRCFLCDGAGYIYS